A single region of the Solwaraspora sp. WMMD406 genome encodes:
- a CDS encoding trypsin-like peptidase domain-containing protein, which translates to MTVPNHTEWLRRAVRSCVVHIPAAPGVPGGTGFFVAPGVVLTCAHVVSSGNGADPGDLTVRWDGQDLPVRAVHPEPGRHDADTIWPLPDLAVVELASAPRHPCGWLGDAHIDDDTPLYAYGYGAVYADAGATTAQLRAAGPQAVPGGVAVRVSGDELPAGMSGSPVLNLLTGEICAVVKTARTPDQPYGGVVVPLVQLRGLPNDPLLRDLWRGHDRYHAEEGDWAGRIDRLRDDRHQLGALPWNPWDALNPDIPLPVLRAGEEASLQAVLSSMPPTVDPMTIYHDLTDPFRPRAAQPLTHPRDLIRALDDARGTWRGELHHLVRFALLLAERVPEAQAGTLRRWAWEVAGRIQQRKELRRFLDQRQRTSARAAGDQRDPAAGDQRDPAAGDHRDPAAGDHRDAIPRQRSGDPASVQVRITSSGHDSGLYTMSVSIYSARDDVRAFRPTDPEALERIDRPAPLHKVWRELRDLVPAAWREAGAHESVLIELVLPEELLDEPVDQWPISVDRPYAKLGHRVPVVVRVADHDDEPERLDSTRRWWRELQTAGTEWRMRDFDCGGAVDPARLHADLQRPEPVVFGLPGPAWSVPEHRTIVDVGTYAGLPVAVWRRPPCPRHHDRRSEACAGQPFLAGVAAELRDTTVDDLPQRVRQIRIAADRDGDACHCGHDVVLMWDNPSRRLSAPSLTLDTWQQ; encoded by the coding sequence ATGACGGTCCCGAACCACACCGAATGGCTGCGCCGAGCGGTGCGGTCCTGCGTCGTGCACATTCCCGCCGCGCCGGGTGTCCCCGGCGGCACCGGCTTCTTCGTGGCTCCCGGAGTCGTGCTGACCTGCGCCCACGTGGTGAGCTCCGGGAACGGGGCGGACCCAGGCGACCTGACGGTCCGCTGGGACGGGCAGGACCTGCCGGTCCGGGCCGTACATCCGGAACCCGGCCGGCACGACGCGGACACCATCTGGCCGCTGCCGGATCTCGCTGTGGTCGAACTGGCCTCGGCACCGCGACACCCCTGCGGGTGGCTGGGTGACGCGCACATCGACGACGACACCCCGCTGTACGCCTACGGGTACGGTGCCGTGTACGCCGACGCCGGTGCCACCACCGCGCAGCTGCGCGCGGCCGGGCCGCAGGCGGTGCCGGGCGGAGTCGCGGTACGGGTCAGCGGCGACGAACTGCCCGCCGGGATGTCCGGCAGCCCGGTGCTCAACCTGCTCACCGGCGAGATCTGCGCGGTCGTCAAGACCGCGCGCACCCCCGACCAACCGTACGGCGGGGTGGTAGTCCCGCTGGTCCAGTTGCGCGGGTTGCCGAATGATCCGCTACTGCGGGACCTCTGGCGCGGGCACGATCGATATCACGCCGAGGAGGGCGACTGGGCCGGGCGGATCGACCGGCTCCGGGACGATCGACATCAGCTGGGCGCCTTGCCGTGGAATCCGTGGGATGCGCTGAACCCGGACATCCCGCTGCCGGTGCTGCGGGCCGGCGAGGAGGCCAGTCTGCAGGCCGTCCTGTCGTCGATGCCGCCGACGGTCGATCCCATGACGATCTATCACGATCTCACCGACCCGTTCCGGCCGAGAGCGGCCCAGCCGTTGACCCATCCACGGGATCTGATCCGGGCGCTCGACGACGCGCGCGGCACCTGGCGCGGAGAGCTGCACCATCTCGTCCGGTTCGCGCTCCTACTCGCCGAACGGGTTCCCGAAGCCCAGGCCGGGACGCTGCGGCGGTGGGCCTGGGAGGTGGCCGGCCGGATCCAGCAACGTAAGGAGTTGCGCCGGTTCCTCGACCAGCGACAGCGGACGTCCGCTCGGGCGGCCGGGGACCAGCGTGACCCGGCGGCCGGGGACCAGCGTGACCCGGCGGCCGGGGACCATCGTGACCCGGCGGCCGGGGACCATCGTGACGCGATCCCGAGGCAGCGCAGCGGCGATCCCGCGTCGGTCCAGGTCCGCATCACCAGCAGCGGGCACGACAGCGGGCTCTACACCATGAGCGTGTCGATCTACTCCGCCCGCGACGACGTCCGGGCGTTCCGGCCGACCGACCCGGAGGCGTTGGAACGCATCGACCGGCCCGCTCCGCTGCACAAGGTCTGGCGGGAGCTGCGGGATCTGGTGCCGGCGGCCTGGCGGGAGGCGGGCGCCCACGAGTCGGTGCTGATCGAACTCGTCCTGCCCGAGGAACTGCTCGACGAGCCGGTCGACCAGTGGCCGATCTCGGTCGACCGCCCGTACGCCAAGCTCGGCCACCGGGTGCCGGTGGTGGTCCGGGTCGCGGACCACGACGACGAGCCGGAGCGGCTCGACTCGACGCGGCGATGGTGGCGGGAGCTCCAGACCGCCGGCACCGAGTGGCGGATGCGCGACTTCGACTGCGGCGGGGCGGTCGATCCGGCGCGGTTGCACGCGGACCTGCAGCGTCCGGAACCGGTCGTGTTCGGCCTGCCGGGGCCGGCGTGGAGCGTGCCGGAGCATCGGACGATCGTCGATGTCGGCACCTATGCGGGACTACCGGTGGCGGTCTGGCGGCGGCCGCCGTGCCCTCGACATCACGACCGCCGATCCGAGGCGTGCGCGGGGCAGCCGTTCCTGGCGGGCGTCGCCGCCGAGCTGCGGGACACCACGGTCGATGATCTCCCGCAGCGGGTCCGGCAGATCCGGATCGCGGCCGACCGCGACGGCGACGCCTGCCACTGTGGACACGATGTGGTGTTGATGTGGGACAATCCATCGCGCCGTCTATCTGCTCCGTCGTTGACCTTGGACACCTGGCAGCAGTGA
- a CDS encoding CU044_2847 family protein yields the protein MSKPIKVRLPSGEVVWTLADVPGRPTDVGFLDDRIHDVEGLTETIRGIGASVRQGLADLAPDTVTVQFGLTLTARTGRVISVLAEAGGQANLTVTLGWGPGGETGVAVEPAASGGPGDAEQPGSPGGSVEPTVGGELG from the coding sequence ATGTCCAAGCCGATCAAGGTCAGACTGCCCAGTGGCGAGGTGGTGTGGACCTTGGCCGACGTTCCCGGCCGGCCGACCGACGTGGGTTTCCTCGACGACCGGATCCACGACGTGGAAGGTCTGACGGAGACGATCCGGGGGATCGGCGCCAGCGTTCGTCAAGGGCTCGCCGACCTGGCACCGGACACGGTCACCGTCCAGTTCGGTCTGACGCTGACCGCCCGTACCGGTCGGGTGATCAGTGTGCTGGCCGAGGCTGGCGGGCAGGCCAACCTGACGGTCACCCTCGGTTGGGGTCCGGGCGGCGAGACCGGGGTCGCGGTCGAGCCGGCCGCCTCCGGCGGCCCGGGTGATGCCGAACAGCCGGGCAGCCCCGGCGGATCGGTGGAGCCGACCGTCGGTGGCGAACTCGGCTGA
- a CDS encoding MoxR family ATPase, giving the protein MPEPHTGIRRLPPPPPWREFDGGPPVPLPPGEDQASQRRLGDLHRAVAYRPDPTDLDLINAALYLRRPLLVTGRPGIGKSTLAASIAHELALGPVLRWPISSRSTLAQGLYSYDAVGRLHDAGLAHRGHDGGGRRGHDADQGGEYGGEATPSADIGRYLRLGPLGTALLPYEQPRVLLIDEIDKGDIDLPNDLLNVFEEGEYAIPELRRVAVDQPRIRVQIDGSDELVTIEEGRVRCRSFPIVIMTSNGERDFPPAFLRRCLQLKLREPSREHLASIVAAHFGADLLRESDQLVDQFLARRDRGTLATDQLLNAIYLTSNIAAEDGRSREQLAELLFVNQRTNPDY; this is encoded by the coding sequence GTGCCAGAGCCCCACACCGGTATTCGGCGGTTGCCGCCACCACCACCGTGGCGGGAGTTCGACGGTGGACCACCGGTGCCGCTGCCGCCCGGCGAGGACCAGGCATCGCAGCGCCGCCTCGGCGACCTGCACCGGGCCGTCGCCTACCGGCCCGACCCGACCGACCTCGACCTGATCAACGCGGCGTTGTATCTGCGCCGGCCGCTGCTGGTCACCGGACGGCCGGGGATCGGCAAGTCCACGCTCGCCGCCTCCATCGCCCACGAACTGGCGCTCGGGCCGGTGCTGCGCTGGCCGATCAGCAGCAGATCGACCCTGGCCCAGGGGCTCTACAGCTACGACGCGGTCGGCCGGCTGCACGACGCCGGTCTCGCCCACCGGGGCCACGACGGCGGCGGGCGCCGGGGCCACGACGCCGACCAGGGCGGTGAGTACGGCGGCGAGGCCACGCCGAGCGCCGACATCGGCCGCTACCTGCGGCTCGGCCCGCTCGGGACCGCGCTGCTGCCGTACGAGCAGCCTCGGGTGCTGCTGATCGACGAAATCGACAAGGGCGACATCGACCTGCCGAACGATCTACTCAACGTCTTCGAGGAAGGCGAGTACGCCATTCCCGAGCTTCGTCGGGTGGCCGTCGACCAACCACGGATCCGGGTGCAGATCGACGGCAGCGACGAACTCGTCACCATCGAAGAAGGCCGGGTCCGCTGCCGGTCGTTCCCGATCGTGATCATGACGAGCAATGGTGAACGGGACTTCCCACCCGCGTTTCTCCGTCGCTGTCTCCAGCTCAAGTTGCGGGAACCGAGTCGGGAACACCTGGCCTCGATCGTCGCCGCGCATTTCGGTGCCGATCTGCTCCGGGAAAGCGACCAACTGGTCGACCAGTTCCTCGCCCGCCGCGATCGCGGCACCTTGGCGACCGACCAACTGCTCAACGCGATCTATCTGACCAGCAACATCGCCGCCGAGGACGGCCGCAGCCGCGAGCAACTGGCCGAGCTGCTCTTCGTCAACCAACGCACCAATCCCGACTACTGA
- a CDS encoding tetratricopeptide repeat protein translates to MTISRLLRLLRDADVDPQPTAVADALWLARYLPDPAGGDAPGPTGQDVGPGPGSPDAPRRGPDADPVPGTVAAAGTVSADERDLAVYAVESAADPGREHLLELRAPAASALPGALAISRALRPLRRTVADPHRMEIDEERTIEAIAETELWLPLWRHGQRRWLDLRLVTDLHTSMAVWHTLVDELITLVQGLGVFRDVRTGELSAGTDGRLRVTGAAGHDSARQPPPAGGGSLVLLVSDCVAPYWHDGSAYQLMQRWGRRAAVAVLQPLPQRLWPRTGLVPERGRLASRGAPTGPVTNADLRFTPYRWRPDRRLGSELPIPVLEIEPDWLIGWTRLLAGSGRTDAMITLPPRPGDGDRPPTAADPTRTPIDRVRTFQATASPQAFRLATYLSAAPTTLSVMRLVQQSVIPVSRPCHLAEVLLGGLLARVPSTDTELRFRFMPGVQALLSRSLLVSDLQRIRYQISGFLADQLGISMREFTAAVSAPSGTNGALGVESAGRPFAALPAPVVARLGDRFRDLVEPIPDSPIDSGDRSPDNAGPPAGDQDTDTDTDALADRRRQLADLLDRIHRWDAEVMDRVGAAPAGPTNRPAGELGPVLDEAVYLLRDLIRRRRPPPGATRELAALLRIRYEMAGEPADLTEALSLIQDALDRRSPPAQVPPQTQVPPDDQVPPYDQVSSRPAAETDVVAEAALIRMALFRRDGRASDLTEGIRLARVAVAATAEDGPILIRRRIALAEALLTRFAALAAPADLDEALAIYTAERDRAPDTSRVELLARIADLHRVRYRRGNGRRDLDAAIAATRAVVAARGKAPGSAADTTSLAELLHERFAVTGDEADLRKAADLYASAASLAPDATDRVRAVRGRVRAVAQLLRRDPDPDRHDPDPDLLDADPDLLDAVIAAGMSVVEPATADDRQTVSHLDTMAGLLALRAGRRRERHRDDRSVEIRLLRHLLDLVPVYHPKRPDYLYRLGVALQHRYRDGGELNDLWEAGERFRTAVEFTPANQQPTARYLAAYAEALAMTGEQSGNRSDLERARRVMQQAIHATPSLDAALPQRSWRLAEILLALGQPGPAADRMRLVVQEFARSRGPDDEETLRARTAFGRLLGDLGRYGEAADELTSVVDVLVQRHGPDHPAVLAIRRDAIRAGQRRDDGQDDVQHDPRQAGGNDP, encoded by the coding sequence ATGACCATCTCCCGGCTGCTGCGTCTGCTGCGGGACGCCGATGTCGACCCGCAGCCGACCGCCGTCGCCGACGCGCTCTGGCTGGCGCGCTACCTGCCCGACCCGGCCGGCGGGGACGCCCCCGGACCGACCGGGCAGGACGTCGGACCCGGGCCAGGCTCACCGGACGCACCACGGCGCGGTCCGGACGCCGATCCGGTTCCGGGTACGGTCGCGGCCGCCGGCACCGTCTCCGCCGACGAGCGTGACCTCGCCGTGTACGCGGTGGAGTCGGCGGCGGATCCGGGCCGGGAGCACCTGCTCGAACTGCGGGCACCGGCCGCGTCGGCGCTCCCCGGTGCGCTGGCGATCAGTCGGGCCCTACGGCCGCTACGCCGTACGGTCGCCGACCCGCACCGCATGGAGATCGACGAGGAACGGACCATCGAGGCCATCGCCGAGACCGAGCTGTGGCTGCCGCTGTGGCGGCACGGGCAGCGTCGCTGGCTCGACCTCCGCTTGGTAACCGATCTACACACATCGATGGCTGTCTGGCACACGCTGGTCGACGAGCTCATCACCCTGGTCCAGGGACTGGGCGTGTTCCGCGACGTCCGGACCGGTGAGTTGTCCGCCGGGACCGACGGCCGGCTCAGAGTCACCGGCGCCGCCGGGCACGACTCGGCCCGCCAGCCGCCGCCGGCCGGCGGCGGCAGCCTGGTCCTGCTGGTCAGCGACTGTGTGGCGCCTTACTGGCACGACGGTTCGGCGTACCAGCTGATGCAGCGGTGGGGTCGGCGAGCGGCGGTGGCGGTGCTGCAGCCCCTGCCACAGCGGCTCTGGCCCCGAACCGGTCTGGTGCCCGAACGGGGCAGGCTGGCCAGCCGGGGTGCGCCGACCGGGCCGGTGACGAACGCCGATCTGCGCTTCACCCCGTACCGCTGGCGGCCGGACCGGCGACTCGGCAGCGAGTTGCCGATCCCGGTGCTGGAAATCGAACCCGACTGGTTGATCGGCTGGACGCGGCTGCTGGCCGGCAGCGGCCGGACGGACGCGATGATCACGCTGCCACCCCGGCCGGGCGACGGCGACCGCCCGCCGACGGCCGCCGATCCGACCCGCACCCCGATCGACCGGGTACGGACGTTTCAGGCCACCGCCAGTCCGCAGGCGTTCCGGCTCGCCACCTATCTGTCGGCGGCACCGACCACCCTGTCGGTGATGCGGCTGGTGCAGCAGTCGGTGATCCCGGTGTCGCGCCCCTGCCACCTGGCCGAGGTGCTGCTCGGTGGCCTACTGGCCCGTGTTCCCTCCACCGACACCGAGCTGCGGTTCCGGTTCATGCCCGGGGTACAGGCACTACTCAGCCGGTCGTTGCTGGTCAGCGACCTGCAACGCATCCGCTACCAGATCTCCGGATTCCTCGCCGACCAACTCGGCATCAGCATGCGGGAGTTCACCGCCGCCGTGTCGGCGCCGTCCGGCACCAACGGCGCACTCGGCGTGGAGTCCGCTGGTCGGCCCTTCGCCGCCCTGCCGGCGCCCGTGGTGGCCCGGCTCGGCGACCGGTTCCGGGACCTGGTCGAGCCGATCCCGGACTCGCCCATCGACTCCGGCGACCGTTCGCCGGACAACGCGGGCCCGCCCGCCGGCGATCAAGACACCGACACCGACACCGACGCACTGGCCGACCGACGGCGACAACTGGCGGATCTCCTCGACCGGATCCACCGGTGGGACGCCGAGGTCATGGACCGCGTCGGCGCCGCGCCGGCCGGACCGACGAACCGGCCGGCCGGTGAGCTCGGGCCGGTGCTGGACGAAGCGGTCTATCTGCTCCGGGACCTGATCCGTCGACGGCGGCCGCCACCGGGAGCGACCCGGGAGCTGGCGGCCCTGTTGCGCATCCGCTACGAGATGGCCGGCGAACCCGCCGACCTCACCGAGGCGCTGAGCCTGATCCAGGATGCCCTGGACCGCCGGTCGCCGCCGGCCCAGGTCCCGCCGCAGACCCAGGTCCCGCCGGACGATCAGGTCCCGCCGTACGATCAGGTTTCGTCCCGGCCGGCGGCGGAGACCGACGTCGTCGCCGAGGCGGCGCTGATCAGGATGGCGCTTTTCCGCCGCGACGGTCGGGCGTCCGATCTGACCGAGGGAATCCGGCTGGCCCGAGTCGCGGTCGCCGCGACCGCCGAGGACGGCCCGATTCTGATCCGCCGCCGGATCGCCCTGGCGGAGGCACTGCTGACCCGGTTCGCGGCGCTGGCCGCGCCGGCCGACCTCGACGAGGCGTTGGCGATCTACACGGCCGAGCGGGACCGCGCGCCGGACACCTCCCGGGTGGAGCTGCTGGCCCGGATCGCCGACCTGCACCGGGTGCGCTACCGACGGGGTAACGGCCGACGTGATCTCGACGCGGCGATCGCCGCCACGCGGGCGGTGGTCGCGGCGCGCGGCAAGGCACCCGGCTCCGCCGCCGACACGACCAGCCTCGCGGAGCTGCTGCACGAGCGGTTCGCCGTCACCGGTGACGAAGCGGACCTACGAAAGGCGGCCGACCTGTACGCCAGCGCCGCCAGCCTGGCCCCCGACGCCACCGACCGGGTCCGCGCGGTACGCGGCCGGGTCCGCGCGGTGGCGCAACTGCTGCGCCGCGACCCCGACCCGGACCGGCACGACCCCGACCCGGATCTGCTCGACGCCGACCCGGATCTGCTCGACGCCGTGATCGCGGCCGGCATGTCCGTGGTGGAGCCGGCCACAGCCGACGATCGGCAGACCGTGTCGCATCTCGACACGATGGCCGGCCTGCTGGCGCTGCGGGCAGGTCGACGTCGAGAGCGACACCGCGACGACCGGTCCGTGGAGATCCGGCTGCTGCGTCACCTGCTCGATCTGGTGCCGGTCTACCATCCGAAACGGCCCGACTACCTCTACCGGCTCGGCGTCGCGCTGCAGCACCGCTACCGCGACGGCGGTGAACTGAACGACCTGTGGGAAGCCGGTGAACGGTTCCGCACCGCTGTCGAGTTCACCCCCGCCAACCAGCAACCGACGGCCCGCTATCTGGCCGCGTACGCAGAGGCACTGGCCATGACGGGTGAACAGTCCGGCAACCGGTCCGATCTGGAGCGGGCGCGCCGGGTGATGCAGCAGGCGATCCACGCCACCCCGAGCCTGGACGCGGCGCTACCTCAGCGATCATGGCGGTTGGCCGAGATCCTGCTGGCCCTCGGCCAACCCGGTCCCGCCGCCGACCGGATGCGGCTGGTGGTCCAGGAGTTCGCCCGCAGCCGGGGTCCGGACGACGAGGAGACCCTGCGGGCGCGTACAGCGTTCGGCCGGCTGCTGGGCGACCTCGGCCGGTACGGCGAAGCCGCCGACGAACTCACCTCGGTGGTCGACGTCCTGGTGCAACGGCACGGGCCGGACCATCCGGCGGTGCTGGCGATCCGGCGCGACGCCATCCGCGCCGGCCAGCGACGCGACGATGGTCAGGACGACGTCCAGCACGATCCACGCCAGGCGGGAGGGAACGATCCTTGA
- a CDS encoding exodeoxyribonuclease VII small subunit produces MSSTKKAAAGDDPAADSTTAETMSYEQARAELASVVERLESGGTSLEESLALWERGERLAGICQRWLDGARERLEIARAARSTDT; encoded by the coding sequence ATGAGCAGCACGAAGAAGGCAGCGGCCGGCGACGACCCGGCGGCGGACTCCACCACCGCCGAGACGATGAGCTACGAACAGGCCCGCGCCGAACTGGCCTCGGTCGTCGAACGGCTGGAATCGGGCGGCACCTCGCTGGAGGAGTCGTTGGCCTTGTGGGAACGCGGGGAGCGCCTCGCCGGCATCTGCCAACGGTGGCTCGACGGTGCCCGCGAACGGCTGGAGATTGCCCGCGCGGCGCGTTCCACCGACACCTGA
- a CDS encoding GNAT family N-acetyltransferase, with protein MAAVLTVRAATAADVEPLAELLAQSCVLDPVVAWSMRDYAIRYLTMHQFFTAELEFGVRHGIVDVAGDRDGVAIWYPHPADRLVGAEHLRRRLRACGDRHGPYTHYASTAAQLEPVGRHHHLAFLAAAPWFRGRGIGAALLAAHHIRLDRIAMPAVVDASSPRFQAFYTRHGYHLVRKANLPAGGPPLWSMRRGGPPPPMAAALRVG; from the coding sequence GTGGCGGCCGTGCTGACCGTACGGGCGGCGACCGCCGCCGATGTCGAACCCCTGGCCGAGTTGTTGGCGCAGTCGTGCGTGCTGGACCCGGTGGTGGCCTGGTCGATGCGGGACTACGCGATCCGCTATCTGACGATGCACCAGTTCTTCACCGCCGAGCTGGAGTTCGGGGTACGGCACGGGATCGTTGACGTCGCGGGCGACCGGGACGGGGTGGCGATCTGGTATCCGCATCCGGCCGATCGGCTCGTCGGCGCGGAGCATCTGCGGCGTCGGTTGCGGGCGTGTGGTGACCGGCACGGCCCGTACACGCATTACGCGTCCACCGCCGCGCAGCTAGAGCCGGTCGGCCGGCACCACCATTTGGCGTTCCTGGCGGCGGCACCCTGGTTTCGCGGCCGGGGGATCGGGGCGGCGCTGCTCGCCGCGCACCACATCCGGCTCGACCGGATCGCCATGCCGGCGGTGGTCGACGCGAGCAGCCCACGGTTCCAGGCGTTCTACACCCGCCACGGCTACCACCTCGTACGCAAGGCCAACCTGCCGGCCGGCGGCCCGCCGCTGTGGTCGATGCGTCGAGGCGGCCCACCACCACCCATGGCCGCCGCACTCCGCGTCGGCTGA
- a CDS encoding chloride channel protein, which yields MAELSIGRSLRLWIPVALVTGLLSGLAAAAFFWLLTVATRYLLVELTGYHPAELASDGGAPAIGSPHWLVLPLLVAAGALVATVLVLRVAPETSGHGTDAAIHAAHHDPTGMRARVPAVKMLASAILIGSGGSAGSEGPIAQITAALGSIVARVSRLKPEQARITVSVGLASGVGAIFRSPLAGALLGAELLYRADIAAAVIVPALISSAVAFGVFGLFHGFDPLFGMVDGVTGADPLLWLALPLIGVLAGLLARLYAVVFYGTAAVFASRLVTRTLRIPRLLRPAIGGLLVGVIGLAIPDILGTSYGTAQHMLDGRALLGMSLWLVLAIPLVKILTTSLSVASGGSGGIFGPGLVIGGTAGAALWRLLEPYGLATESPVPFVLVGMAACLGSIIHAPLALTVMVAETTGSTAVLLPAMAATALAALIVGDSTLYRSQLRDRSESGLPEPTSVGPASTESTPDKPLAIRVIDGRPLEGQPVDGHVVAGRSDEIRTAGSVPPARTPAEWPETDRAT from the coding sequence GTGGCGGAACTCAGCATCGGGCGGTCGCTGCGCCTGTGGATTCCGGTCGCGCTGGTGACCGGGCTGTTGTCCGGGCTGGCCGCGGCCGCGTTCTTCTGGTTGTTGACCGTCGCCACCCGCTATCTGCTGGTCGAGCTGACCGGCTACCACCCGGCCGAGCTCGCCAGCGACGGCGGCGCACCCGCGATCGGCAGTCCACACTGGCTTGTGCTGCCACTGCTGGTCGCCGCCGGTGCCCTGGTGGCGACCGTGCTGGTCCTGCGGGTCGCGCCGGAAACCAGTGGCCACGGCACCGACGCCGCCATTCACGCCGCACACCACGACCCCACCGGGATGCGGGCGCGGGTCCCGGCGGTGAAGATGCTTGCCTCGGCCATCCTGATTGGATCCGGCGGATCCGCCGGCAGCGAAGGACCGATCGCCCAGATCACCGCCGCGCTCGGCTCGATCGTGGCCCGGGTCAGCCGGCTGAAACCGGAACAGGCCCGTATCACCGTCTCTGTCGGACTCGCCTCCGGCGTCGGCGCGATCTTCCGTAGCCCGCTCGCCGGCGCGCTGCTCGGCGCCGAACTGCTCTACCGTGCCGACATCGCGGCCGCCGTCATCGTCCCGGCGTTGATCTCGTCGGCGGTGGCGTTCGGGGTGTTCGGCCTGTTCCACGGCTTCGACCCACTGTTCGGCATGGTCGACGGCGTCACCGGCGCCGATCCGCTGCTGTGGCTGGCACTGCCGCTGATCGGAGTCCTCGCCGGACTACTCGCCCGGCTCTACGCCGTCGTGTTCTACGGCACCGCCGCCGTCTTCGCCTCCCGGCTGGTCACCCGGACGCTACGGATACCCCGGCTGCTGCGCCCGGCGATCGGCGGCCTGCTGGTCGGCGTGATCGGGCTGGCGATCCCGGACATCCTCGGCACCAGCTACGGCACCGCCCAGCACATGTTGGACGGTCGGGCACTTCTCGGCATGTCACTGTGGCTGGTGCTGGCCATCCCGCTGGTCAAGATCCTGACCACCTCCCTGTCGGTGGCGTCCGGTGGTTCCGGCGGCATCTTCGGTCCCGGCCTCGTCATCGGCGGAACCGCCGGTGCCGCACTGTGGCGGCTGCTGGAGCCGTACGGCCTGGCGACCGAGTCACCGGTGCCGTTCGTACTCGTCGGGATGGCCGCCTGTCTCGGCTCGATCATCCACGCGCCGCTGGCGCTGACGGTGATGGTCGCCGAAACCACCGGCAGCACCGCCGTACTGCTGCCGGCGATGGCGGCCACCGCCCTCGCCGCCCTGATCGTCGGGGACAGCACGCTCTACCGCAGCCAACTGCGGGACCGATCCGAATCCGGCCTTCCGGAGCCGACGTCGGTCGGGCCGGCATCGACCGAGTCCACACCGGACAAGCCCTTGGCGATACGGGTGATCGACGGCCGGCCGCTGGAGGGCCAGCCGGTTGACGGGCACGTCGTGGCCGGGCGGAGCGACGAGATCCGTACCGCTGGATCGGTGCCGCCCGCCCGCACCCCGGCCGAATGGCCCGAGACCGACCGCGCCACCTGA